One region of Sphingomonas kaistensis genomic DNA includes:
- a CDS encoding DUF4170 domain-containing protein: MGQRYWVIGGEYRDCAFREIEPGTERMSGPFGDELKARMEWQRLTFRDKCAATERYTIAIEPSLGRA, translated from the coding sequence ATGGGTCAGCGATACTGGGTCATCGGCGGCGAATATCGCGATTGCGCCTTCCGTGAGATCGAGCCCGGCACTGAGCGGATGAGCGGTCCGTTCGGCGACGAGTTGAAGGCCCGCATGGAATGGCAGCGCCTGACCTTCCGCGACAAGTGCGCGGCGACCGAGCGTTACACCATCGCCATCGAGCCGAGCCTCGGCCGCGCCTGA
- the rpmI gene encoding 50S ribosomal protein L35 has translation MPKLKTKSGVKKRFKLTATGKIKHGVAGKRHRLISHNAKYIRQNRGTEVLAVADTARVKLWAPYGLN, from the coding sequence ATGCCCAAGCTCAAGACCAAGAGCGGCGTGAAGAAGCGCTTCAAGCTCACCGCTACCGGCAAGATCAAGCACGGAGTCGCTGGCAAGCGCCACCGCCTGATCAGCCACAATGCCAAGTACATCCGCCAGAACCGTGGCACCGAAGTCCTCGCCGTCGCCGATACGGCGCGCGTGAAGCTTTGGGCCCCCTACGGTCTCAACTAA
- the pheT gene encoding phenylalanine--tRNA ligase subunit beta: MKFTLSWLRDHLDTTASVAEIADKLTALGLEVEGIDNPAEKLAPFVVAEVLSAERHPQADKLQVLQVDAGNGPMQVVCGAPNARAGMKGVFGPPGAYVPGSDFTLKVAAIRGVESNGMMCSERELELGTGHDGIIELPGDAPVGQSYAAYAGLEDPVFDIAVTPNRPDCFGVRGIARDLAAVGLGTLRERPVRPLAEDGANPVSITIEEGSGCEAFSARMIRGVKNGPSPDWLQARLRAVGLRPISALVDVTNFFSIDQARPLHVYDAALLNGGIHVRRGKGERFDALNDKAYEAAPDDCVIADDKGVLGLGGVVGGVSTGVTEGTTDVLLECAWFDPVAIARTGQRQQVHTDARARFERGVDPLTLEQMTDAAAAMIVELCGGTPTGRSMATTARWSDVTALRAIALRPERVESLAGLSLPTDEQNRILSALGFGHGANGWTVPGWRPDIDGEADLVEEVARVAGLDRIPSTPLPRDAGVAKAVALPSQRLERRVRRAAAARGFNEAITWSFIAQADADLLGGAAHVLANPISEEMKVMRTSLLPGLARAAARNLSRGATSVRLFELGRRYLAEAERPTLSLLMAGEADPRSWQAGKARAFDAYDVKAAVMALLGEAGAPVANLQLAQGAGDAFHPGRSATLRLGKAELARFGELHPALARALDLPAGTQAADLYLDALPAARDKGRARPAFTPPALQPVTRDFAFVVPDSLAAGDLVRAIRGADKALITEVRVFDRYQPADGDLSLAVEVALQPTDKTLTEADLAALSDKVVASAAKLGATLRT; encoded by the coding sequence ATGAAGTTCACCCTCTCCTGGCTCCGCGATCACCTCGACACCACCGCCTCGGTGGCCGAGATCGCCGACAAGCTGACCGCGCTCGGCCTCGAGGTCGAAGGGATCGACAACCCGGCCGAGAAACTCGCTCCCTTCGTGGTGGCGGAGGTGCTCTCCGCCGAGCGGCACCCGCAGGCCGACAAGTTGCAGGTGCTGCAGGTCGATGCCGGCAATGGTCCGATGCAGGTGGTCTGCGGCGCCCCCAACGCCCGCGCCGGCATGAAGGGCGTGTTCGGGCCGCCCGGCGCCTATGTTCCCGGAAGCGACTTCACGCTCAAGGTTGCCGCGATCCGGGGAGTCGAGAGCAATGGCATGATGTGCTCGGAGCGTGAGCTGGAGCTCGGCACCGGGCATGACGGCATCATCGAGCTGCCGGGCGACGCCCCGGTCGGGCAGAGCTATGCGGCCTATGCCGGGCTCGAGGATCCGGTGTTCGACATCGCCGTCACCCCCAACCGCCCCGACTGCTTCGGCGTACGCGGGATCGCCCGCGACCTCGCCGCAGTGGGCCTCGGCACCCTGCGCGAACGCCCCGTCCGTCCGCTGGCGGAGGACGGCGCCAATCCGGTGTCGATCACCATCGAGGAAGGCAGCGGCTGCGAGGCCTTTTCCGCGCGCATGATCCGCGGCGTGAAGAACGGCCCTTCGCCCGACTGGCTGCAAGCCCGGCTCCGTGCAGTCGGGCTGCGTCCGATCTCGGCGCTGGTGGATGTCACCAACTTCTTCTCGATCGACCAGGCCCGCCCACTGCACGTCTATGACGCAGCGCTGCTCAACGGCGGCATCCACGTCCGCCGCGGCAAGGGCGAGCGCTTCGATGCGCTGAACGATAAGGCTTACGAGGCGGCGCCCGACGATTGCGTCATCGCCGACGACAAGGGCGTGCTCGGACTGGGCGGCGTGGTTGGCGGCGTCTCGACCGGCGTCACCGAAGGCACCACCGACGTCCTCCTCGAATGCGCCTGGTTCGACCCGGTCGCCATCGCCCGCACCGGCCAGCGCCAGCAGGTCCACACCGACGCCCGCGCCCGCTTCGAGCGCGGGGTCGATCCACTGACGCTCGAGCAGATGACCGACGCCGCAGCGGCGATGATCGTCGAGCTGTGCGGTGGCACGCCCACAGGACGCAGCATGGCGACAACCGCCCGCTGGAGCGACGTGACCGCCCTGCGCGCCATTGCCCTGCGGCCTGAACGGGTCGAAAGTCTTGCCGGGCTCAGCCTGCCGACCGACGAGCAGAACCGCATCCTTTCCGCGCTCGGCTTCGGTCACGGCGCGAATGGCTGGACCGTCCCCGGCTGGCGCCCCGACATCGACGGCGAGGCCGACCTCGTCGAGGAAGTCGCCCGCGTCGCCGGGCTCGACCGCATTCCCTCCACCCCGCTCCCGCGCGATGCCGGCGTCGCAAAGGCGGTGGCCCTGCCCTCCCAGCGGCTCGAACGCCGGGTCCGCCGCGCCGCCGCCGCGCGCGGCTTCAACGAAGCGATCACCTGGAGCTTCATCGCGCAGGCCGACGCCGACCTGCTGGGCGGCGCGGCGCATGTCCTCGCCAATCCGATCAGCGAGGAGATGAAGGTCATGCGAACCTCGCTGCTTCCCGGACTCGCCCGGGCCGCCGCGCGCAACCTGTCCCGCGGCGCGACCAGCGTCCGCCTGTTCGAACTCGGCCGCCGCTACCTCGCCGAGGCCGAGCGCCCGACGCTCTCGCTGCTGATGGCCGGGGAAGCCGATCCGCGCTCATGGCAGGCGGGCAAGGCGCGCGCGTTCGACGCTTATGACGTCAAGGCGGCAGTCATGGCCTTGCTTGGCGAGGCTGGCGCACCGGTCGCCAACCTGCAGCTGGCGCAAGGCGCCGGCGACGCTTTCCATCCCGGCCGCTCGGCAACGCTCCGGCTCGGCAAGGCCGAACTCGCCCGCTTCGGCGAGCTGCACCCGGCGCTGGCCAGGGCGCTCGACCTGCCCGCCGGAACCCAGGCCGCCGACCTTTATCTCGACGCGCTTCCGGCGGCCCGCGACAAGGGTCGTGCGCGGCCCGCCTTCACTCCTCCCGCGCTGCAGCCTGTTACCCGCGACTTCGCCTTTGTCGTGCCCGACAGCCTTGCCGCCGGCGACCTCGTCCGCGCCATCCGCGGTGCCGACAAGGCGCTGATCACCGAGGTGCGCGTGTTCGACCGCTACCAGCCGGCCGATGGCGACCTCAGCCTCGCGGTGGAGGTCGCGCTTCAGCCTACCGACAAGACGCTGACCGAAGCCGATCTCGCGGCGCTGTCGGACAAGGTTGTCGCAAGCGCCGCCAAGCTTGGCGCGACGCTCAGGACCTAG
- a CDS encoding DUF5996 family protein produces MEWPELDTARDSGTWRVLHLASQMLGKLRVRHADWVNHGWHVALQPSANGLASLPIAAEGGRFSLSLDLCDHRIHLLVSDGRSDSVPLAQPSIARLHADLIAMLDRNGLPSDFHGRPNELPDAVPFAEDDRLSDYREESAVRLREVLRVVVPVFETFRAGFSGKVSPVHFWWGSFDLAVTRFSGRRAPDHPGGVPGLPDRITREAYSHEVSSAGFWPGGAFGAAPIFYSYAYPSPDGFSAAAVSRGRFDEALGEFVLPYGEVRSQADPAGTLLTFLQETYAAAADLAQWDRAALERDPVAP; encoded by the coding sequence ATGGAGTGGCCTGAACTCGATACCGCCCGCGATTCGGGGACGTGGCGCGTGCTGCATCTGGCCAGCCAGATGCTCGGCAAGCTCAGGGTGCGGCATGCCGACTGGGTCAATCACGGCTGGCACGTCGCGCTGCAGCCGTCGGCGAACGGGCTGGCGTCGCTTCCCATCGCGGCGGAAGGAGGGCGCTTCTCGCTCTCGCTCGACCTGTGCGATCACCGCATCCACTTGCTCGTCAGCGATGGCCGCAGCGACAGCGTGCCGCTGGCGCAGCCGAGTATCGCCAGGCTTCACGCCGACCTTATCGCCATGCTCGACCGCAACGGACTGCCGAGCGACTTCCACGGACGCCCTAACGAATTGCCCGACGCGGTGCCGTTTGCCGAGGACGACCGCCTGAGCGACTATCGCGAGGAGAGCGCGGTGCGCTTGCGCGAGGTGCTGCGAGTCGTCGTACCGGTATTCGAGACGTTCCGCGCGGGCTTCTCAGGCAAGGTCAGCCCGGTGCATTTCTGGTGGGGGAGCTTCGACCTTGCGGTGACCAGATTTTCAGGTCGGCGGGCACCCGACCATCCTGGCGGAGTACCCGGGCTGCCCGACCGGATCACGCGCGAGGCCTACAGCCACGAAGTGTCGAGCGCCGGCTTCTGGCCCGGCGGCGCGTTTGGGGCGGCCCCGATCTTCTACAGTTACGCCTATCCCTCGCCCGATGGCTTCTCAGCGGCGGCCGTCAGCCGAGGGCGCTTCGACGAGGCACTTGGCGAGTTCGTGCTGCCGTACGGAGAGGTTCGTTCACAGGCCGATCCGGCGGGCACCCTGCTCACGTTCCTGCAGGAGACCTACGCTGCCGCCGCCGACCTCGCTCAATGGGATCGCGCCGCGCTCGAACGGGACCCGGTCGCGCCCTGA
- the rplT gene encoding 50S ribosomal protein L20, with protein MARVKRGVTTRAKHKRILEQAKGYYGRRKNTIRIARQAVEKAGQYAYRDRKVKKRSFRALWIQRINAAVRAENLTYGQFMHALKLTGIDLDRKVLADMAMHEGAAFSALIAQAKKALPNDGDRSVQAEAA; from the coding sequence ATGGCACGCGTCAAAAGGGGTGTAACCACCCGCGCCAAGCACAAGCGCATCCTTGAGCAGGCGAAGGGCTATTATGGCCGTCGCAAGAACACCATCCGCATTGCGCGTCAGGCGGTCGAAAAGGCCGGCCAGTACGCCTATCGCGACCGCAAGGTGAAGAAGCGGAGCTTCCGGGCCCTGTGGATCCAGCGCATCAACGCTGCGGTCCGTGCCGAGAACCTGACCTACGGTCAGTTCATGCACGCGCTGAAGCTCACCGGCATCGACCTCGACCGCAAGGTCCTGGCCGACATGGCCATGCACGAAGGCGCCGCGTTCAGCGCGCTGATCGCGCAGGCCAAGAAGGCGCTTCCGAACGACGGCGATCGCTCGGTTCAGGCCGAAGCCGCCTAA
- a CDS encoding isocitrate lyase: MSYQTEITTAAHLIGGNGNPWKGIDAEAVARMRLQNRFQCGLDIARYTAGIMRRDMAAYDADPAAYTQSLGCWHGFIAQQKMIAVKKHFGTTKGRYLYLSGWMIAALRSQFGPLPDQSMHEKTSVPALIEEIYTFLRQADARELSGLFRDLDKARAAGNEVDEQRLLNAIDSHETHVVPIVADIDAGFGNAEATYLLAKKMIEAGACAIQIENQVSDEKQCGHQDGKVTVPHEDFIAKLRAVRYAFLELGVDNGIIVARTDSLGAGLTKQFAVSQQPGDIGDQYNAFLDCEEIEDTTQLNGDVLINRNGKLMRPKRLASGLFQFRAGTGEERCVLDCITSLQNGADLIWIETEKPHIEQIAGMVDRIREVVPNAKLAYNNSPSFNWTLNFRQQVYDAWARDGRDVSAYDRAKLMSADYDGSELGQEADERIRTFQRDAAARAGIFHHLITLPTYHTAALSTDNLAREYFGDAGMLGYVKNVQREEIRQGIACVKHQNMSGSDIGDDHKEYFAGEAALKAGGANNTMNQFAA; encoded by the coding sequence TTGTCGTATCAGACTGAGATCACCACGGCCGCCCACCTGATCGGGGGCAATGGCAACCCGTGGAAGGGTATCGATGCCGAAGCGGTTGCCCGCATGCGGCTGCAGAACCGATTCCAGTGCGGGTTGGACATCGCCCGCTACACCGCCGGCATCATGCGCCGCGACATGGCCGCTTACGATGCCGACCCGGCCGCCTACACCCAGTCACTGGGCTGCTGGCACGGCTTCATCGCGCAGCAGAAGATGATCGCGGTAAAGAAGCACTTCGGAACGACCAAGGGCCGTTACCTTTATCTCTCGGGCTGGATGATCGCCGCGCTGCGCTCGCAGTTCGGGCCGCTGCCCGACCAGTCGATGCACGAGAAGACCTCGGTGCCTGCGCTGATCGAGGAGATTTACACCTTCCTTCGCCAGGCCGATGCGCGCGAGTTGAGCGGGCTGTTCCGCGACCTCGACAAGGCGCGTGCGGCGGGCAACGAGGTCGACGAGCAGCGCCTGCTCAACGCCATCGACAGCCACGAAACCCATGTGGTCCCGATCGTCGCCGACATCGACGCCGGCTTCGGCAATGCCGAGGCGACCTATCTCCTCGCCAAGAAGATGATCGAGGCCGGCGCCTGCGCGATCCAGATCGAGAACCAGGTTTCGGACGAGAAGCAGTGCGGCCACCAGGACGGCAAGGTCACCGTTCCGCACGAGGACTTCATCGCCAAGCTGCGGGCGGTTCGTTACGCCTTCCTCGAGCTTGGGGTCGACAACGGGATCATCGTCGCCCGCACCGACTCCCTCGGCGCCGGCCTGACCAAGCAATTTGCGGTCAGCCAACAGCCCGGCGACATCGGCGACCAGTATAATGCCTTCCTCGATTGCGAAGAGATCGAGGACACCACGCAGCTGAACGGCGACGTGCTGATCAACCGCAACGGCAAGCTGATGCGGCCCAAGCGGCTGGCATCGGGCTTGTTCCAGTTCCGCGCCGGGACCGGCGAGGAGCGCTGCGTGCTCGACTGCATCACCTCGCTGCAGAATGGCGCGGACCTGATCTGGATCGAGACCGAGAAGCCGCACATCGAGCAGATCGCCGGGATGGTCGATCGCATCCGCGAGGTCGTTCCGAATGCCAAGCTCGCCTACAACAACTCCCCGTCGTTCAACTGGACGCTGAATTTCCGCCAGCAGGTGTACGACGCCTGGGCGAGGGACGGCCGCGACGTGTCCGCTTACGACCGCGCGAAACTGATGAGTGCGGACTATGACGGGAGCGAGCTGGGCCAGGAAGCCGACGAGCGGATCCGGACCTTCCAGCGCGATGCGGCGGCGCGGGCAGGGATCTTCCATCACCTGATCACGCTTCCGACCTATCACACGGCGGCGCTGTCGACCGATAATCTGGCCCGCGAATATTTCGGTGACGCCGGCATGCTCGGCTACGTCAAGAACGTGCAGCGCGAGGAGATCCGCCAGGGCATCGCCTGCGTGAAGCACCAGAACATGTCGGGCTCCGACATCGGCGACGACCACAAGGAATATTTCGCCGGGGAAGCCGCCCTCAAGGCAGGCGGCGCCAACAATACGATGAACCAGTTCGCCGCTTGA
- the pheS gene encoding phenylalanine--tRNA ligase subunit alpha, with amino-acid sequence MSELATTLQRIAAASDLASLDAERVSALGKNGWVTALLKTLGKMSPEERQTQGPAIQGQRADVAAAIDARKAALETAELDRKLATERLDLSLPAAEQPQGSVHPVSQVMDELAEIFADFGFAVAEGPEIESDWYNFTALNMPETHPARAMHDTFYVEPREGVEGTFVLRTHTSPVQIRAMQKHGAPLRVIAPGRVYRSDSDATHTPMFHQVEGLVIDRNITMGHLKWTLETFLKAFFERDDIAIRLRPSYFPFTEPSAEVDVGWSMENGRRVVGGSEGWMEVLGSGMVHPRVIAAAGLDPDEWQGFAFGTGIDRLAMLKYGMNDLRQFFDGDLRWLKHYGFSALAVPTLSAGVGA; translated from the coding sequence ATGTCCGAACTCGCCACCACCTTGCAGCGCATCGCTGCCGCCTCCGACCTTGCTTCCCTCGACGCGGAGCGGGTGTCGGCGCTGGGCAAGAACGGCTGGGTCACGGCCCTCCTCAAGACGCTGGGCAAGATGAGCCCGGAGGAGCGACAGACGCAGGGACCGGCGATCCAGGGCCAGCGCGCGGACGTGGCCGCCGCCATCGACGCGCGCAAGGCGGCGCTAGAAACGGCCGAACTGGATCGCAAGCTGGCGACCGAGCGGCTCGACCTCTCGCTGCCCGCCGCCGAGCAGCCGCAGGGCAGCGTCCACCCGGTCAGCCAGGTGATGGACGAATTGGCCGAGATTTTCGCCGACTTCGGCTTCGCGGTCGCCGAAGGACCCGAGATCGAAAGCGACTGGTATAATTTCACCGCGCTCAACATGCCCGAGACCCACCCGGCGCGGGCCATGCACGACACCTTCTATGTCGAGCCGCGCGAGGGCGTCGAAGGCACCTTTGTCCTTCGCACCCACACCTCGCCGGTGCAGATCCGCGCGATGCAGAAGCACGGCGCGCCGCTGCGGGTGATCGCGCCGGGCCGGGTCTATCGCTCTGACAGCGACGCCACCCACACTCCGATGTTCCACCAAGTCGAAGGCCTGGTGATCGACCGCAACATCACGATGGGCCATCTCAAGTGGACGCTCGAGACCTTTCTCAAGGCGTTCTTCGAGCGTGACGACATCGCGATCCGCCTGCGTCCATCCTATTTCCCCTTCACCGAGCCATCGGCAGAGGTCGATGTCGGTTGGTCGATGGAAAACGGTCGCCGCGTGGTCGGCGGATCTGAAGGCTGGATGGAGGTGCTGGGCAGCGGCATGGTCCACCCGCGCGTCATCGCCGCCGCCGGGCTCGACCCCGATGAATGGCAGGGCTTCGCGTTCGGCACCGGCATCGACCGGCTGGCGATGCTCAAATATGGCATGAACGACCTCCGCCAATTCTTCGACGGCGACCTGCGCTGGCTCAAGCATTACGGCTTCAGCGCGCTCGCCGTGCCCACCCTGAGCGCGGGAGTGGGCGCATGA
- a CDS encoding helix-turn-helix domain-containing protein: MAKKLFLGARLKRLRRDRGLQQTAMAGLLGISPSYLNHLERNQRPVTASILLRLAEGFEVDIRSFASEGGEQGSAEQLAEVFADPMFSDLQIGRQEIVELSDNSPGIAEGVSRLYTALRERRLGPATIGSEGDERALFTPETWVRDFIQSRSNHFPELEEGAETLGGALGDPLSVAEPLRRRLKEAYGVSVTVVGPEELQGASQVYDPERRLLMLSSLLRPENKTFGIAYQLSLLEFHPIIARLLEVARPPDAGTRHLLHMSFANYAAGAIMMPYGTFLAAAERYNYSIDRLTAEFGANVEQVSHRFTTLGRPGARGIPFFMLRIDPAGNVSKRYAGERFPFSRFGGTCPRWNLHVAFQSAGQAVTQLIETPDGHRYFTVARTIERPIRSALSGGLLAIGLGCSIEHAHKLHCAEGIDLDRAPVTPVGPACSICPRLDCAFRATPPAGAQLAVHENRKTISPYPFVA; this comes from the coding sequence ATGGCGAAGAAGCTTTTCCTTGGCGCGAGACTCAAGCGCCTGCGCCGCGACCGCGGCCTGCAGCAAACCGCCATGGCTGGCCTACTCGGCATTTCTCCCAGTTATCTCAATCATCTGGAGCGCAACCAGCGCCCGGTCACGGCGTCGATCCTGCTTCGCCTCGCCGAAGGCTTCGAGGTCGATATCCGCAGTTTCGCAAGCGAGGGCGGAGAGCAGGGATCGGCCGAACAATTGGCCGAAGTGTTCGCCGATCCGATGTTCTCCGACCTCCAGATCGGCCGCCAGGAGATCGTCGAACTCAGCGACAACAGCCCCGGCATCGCGGAAGGCGTGAGTCGCCTGTACACGGCGCTGCGCGAACGGCGGCTCGGCCCGGCCACGATCGGGTCGGAAGGGGACGAGCGCGCCCTGTTCACGCCGGAAACCTGGGTCCGCGACTTCATCCAGTCCCGCTCCAACCACTTCCCTGAGCTCGAGGAAGGCGCCGAGACGCTGGGCGGTGCGCTGGGTGACCCGCTGTCGGTCGCCGAGCCGCTGCGGCGCCGCCTCAAGGAAGCCTATGGAGTGTCCGTCACGGTGGTCGGCCCCGAGGAATTGCAGGGCGCCAGCCAGGTTTACGATCCCGAACGCCGCCTGCTGATGCTGTCCTCGCTGCTGCGGCCCGAGAACAAGACGTTCGGCATCGCCTACCAGCTTTCGCTGCTGGAGTTTCACCCGATCATCGCCCGGCTGCTGGAAGTCGCCCGTCCGCCGGACGCGGGCACCCGCCACCTGCTGCACATGAGCTTCGCCAATTATGCGGCGGGCGCGATCATGATGCCCTACGGCACCTTCCTGGCTGCGGCCGAGCGCTACAATTATTCGATCGACCGCCTGACCGCCGAGTTCGGCGCCAACGTCGAGCAGGTGTCGCACCGGTTCACCACGCTCGGCCGCCCGGGTGCGCGCGGCATTCCCTTCTTCATGCTGCGGATCGATCCCGCGGGGAACGTGTCCAAGCGCTATGCCGGCGAACGCTTCCCCTTTTCGCGCTTCGGCGGGACCTGCCCGCGCTGGAACCTGCACGTCGCGTTCCAATCCGCCGGTCAGGCAGTGACCCAGTTGATCGAGACCCCGGACGGCCACCGCTATTTCACCGTAGCCCGGACCATCGAACGACCGATCCGCAGCGCGCTGTCGGGCGGCCTCCTCGCGATCGGCCTCGGCTGCAGCATCGAGCATGCCCACAAGCTGCATTGCGCCGAGGGAATCGACCTCGACCGCGCGCCGGTGACGCCGGTCGGCCCGGCCTGCTCGATCTGCCCGCGCCTCGACTGCGCGTTCCGGGCCACCCCGCCGGCTGGAGCGCAGCTTGCGGTGCACGAGAATCGCAAGACGATCTCGCCCTATCCCTTCGTTGCCTGA
- a CDS encoding malate synthase G, with protein MNAPAAATGIAVDPVLARFVDEEVLPDLGIDAGTFWQGVDGIFAEFAPRNAALLAKRDALQAAIDDWHRKQRGKPHDRAAYEHFLREIGYLVDEPAPFTVGTRGLDPEIATMAGPQLVVPILNARFLLNAANARWGSLYDALYGTDAMGSTPPGGAYDTARGAAVVATARRFLDGAIPGWEEAIGGGDHAAVAARSDTSVLFMHHGLHIEVLIDPSHPIGRDDPLHIADIVLESALSTICDLEDSVAAVDATDKVAAYRNWLGLMRGDLAASFDKAGRTLERSLNPDRPVGDVTLPGRSLLLVRNVGHLMTNPSVRLADGGEAPEGILDAIVTGLIALYDLRGLGRHRNSRAGSIYIVKPKMHGPEEAGFTNDLFDAVEDLLGLERNTIKVGVMDEERRTSANLAATIHAVRDRIFFINTGFLDRTGDELHTSMLAGPMVRKAAMKESAWIRAYEARNVAIGLACGFSGRAQIGKGMWAAPDRMADMIEQKIGHPQSGANTAWVPSPTAATLHAMHYHQVDVFERQEELSHAAPPPLGDLLTIPLAPGTNWSEEEIAQELDNNCQGILGYVVRWIDQGVGCSKVPDIHDVGLMEDRATLRISSQHLANWLLHGVCTADQVDASLRRMAAKVDAQNDGDPLYRPMAPDPEASLAFQAARALVFEGLEQPNGYTEPLLHAYRARVKERDGVA; from the coding sequence ATGAATGCGCCCGCCGCTGCAACCGGCATCGCCGTCGACCCCGTCCTCGCCCGCTTCGTTGATGAGGAGGTGCTTCCGGACCTCGGGATTGACGCGGGGACGTTCTGGCAGGGGGTGGACGGCATCTTCGCCGAATTCGCTCCACGCAATGCTGCCTTACTGGCGAAGCGCGACGCACTGCAGGCGGCGATCGACGACTGGCACCGCAAGCAGCGCGGAAAGCCGCACGACCGCGCCGCCTACGAACACTTCCTGCGCGAGATCGGCTATCTGGTCGACGAACCCGCGCCGTTCACTGTTGGCACCCGCGGCCTCGATCCCGAGATCGCGACCATGGCCGGACCCCAGCTGGTGGTGCCGATCCTCAACGCGCGCTTCCTCCTCAATGCCGCCAATGCGCGCTGGGGGAGTCTGTACGACGCCTTGTACGGGACCGACGCGATGGGGAGCACACCGCCGGGCGGGGCATATGACACGGCGCGCGGGGCCGCGGTCGTCGCAACTGCGCGGCGCTTCCTGGACGGCGCGATCCCGGGCTGGGAAGAGGCGATCGGCGGGGGCGATCACGCGGCGGTGGCCGCGCGATCCGACACTTCGGTGTTGTTCATGCATCATGGCCTTCACATCGAGGTGTTGATCGATCCCTCCCACCCCATCGGCCGCGACGATCCGCTTCACATCGCCGACATCGTGCTGGAGAGCGCCCTCAGCACCATTTGCGACCTCGAGGACAGCGTCGCGGCGGTGGACGCCACTGACAAGGTCGCTGCCTACCGCAACTGGCTCGGGCTGATGCGCGGTGACCTTGCCGCCAGTTTCGACAAGGCGGGGCGCACGCTCGAGCGGTCCCTCAATCCCGATCGGCCGGTCGGCGACGTGACGCTTCCGGGCCGCAGCCTGCTGCTGGTCCGTAACGTCGGGCACCTGATGACCAACCCGTCAGTGCGGCTCGCGGACGGCGGCGAGGCGCCGGAGGGTATCCTCGATGCCATCGTCACCGGCCTGATCGCGCTCTACGACCTGCGCGGCCTCGGCCGCCACCGCAACAGCCGCGCGGGGTCGATCTATATCGTCAAACCCAAGATGCACGGCCCGGAGGAGGCGGGCTTCACCAACGACCTCTTCGATGCCGTCGAGGACCTGCTCGGGCTGGAGCGCAATACCATCAAGGTCGGCGTGATGGACGAGGAGCGCCGCACGAGCGCCAACCTCGCCGCGACCATCCACGCGGTCCGCGACCGCATCTTCTTCATCAATACCGGCTTCCTCGACCGCACCGGCGACGAATTGCATACGTCGATGCTGGCCGGGCCGATGGTTCGCAAGGCGGCGATGAAGGAAAGCGCGTGGATCAGGGCCTATGAGGCGCGCAACGTGGCGATCGGCCTGGCCTGCGGGTTCAGCGGCAGGGCCCAGATCGGCAAGGGAATGTGGGCCGCGCCCGACCGGATGGCCGACATGATCGAGCAGAAGATCGGCCATCCGCAGTCCGGCGCGAACACCGCCTGGGTGCCGAGCCCGACGGCCGCCACGTTGCACGCCATGCACTATCACCAGGTCGATGTGTTCGAGCGGCAGGAGGAGTTGTCGCACGCCGCGCCGCCGCCGCTCGGTGACCTGCTCACCATCCCGCTCGCGCCCGGAACCAACTGGTCGGAAGAGGAGATCGCGCAGGAACTGGACAATAACTGCCAGGGGATTCTCGGCTATGTCGTGCGGTGGATCGACCAGGGGGTGGGCTGCTCCAAGGTCCCTGATATCCACGACGTCGGGCTGATGGAGGACCGCGCGACGCTGCGGATCAGCTCGCAGCATCTGGCGAACTGGCTTCTCCACGGCGTCTGCACGGCGGATCAGGTAGACGCCTCGCTACGGCGGATGGCGGCCAAGGTGGACGCGCAGAACGACGGCGATCCTTTGTACCGGCCGATGGCGCCCGACCCGGAGGCGAGCCTCGCCTTCCAGGCCGCCCGAGCGCTGGTGTTCGAAGGCCTTGAGCAGCCTAATGGCTATACCGAGCCCCTGCTGCACGCTTATCGTGCCAGGGTGAAGGAGCGCGATGGAGTGGCCTGA